CCACCCTGCAGAAGAGGCAGCATGATCATCAGAGGAGACATTTCACAATCAAACTAAGAAATTTCACCAGTGGATCAAAGTCTTTAAGAACACATGTAAGTCAAAGGTGGGTAAATACAGCAGACAGGAGTGGGCAGCAGTGATATCATCAGCGGGAGGTATTTTTATAATTACACAGTGTTTACATCACAAGAACCCAACCCAAAGACAATCCCAGTGGTTTGGTGATTTGCAGACAGTGAACAACTCCCTAATACAcctgataataataacaacaataagtGATGGTGTAAACAGACATACATACCTCCTCAGGGTTGTCCTTATAAGCAGACAGCCCAGGTTTCACAGCATGGTAAATTTCGTTGTCCAGAACTGGCAGCTCAACtaaaaaaagaagtcagagAACAGTTCAGAAACCAGAGAATAATTCAGTGCACGACATCctgtgaataaaacagaaactcAAGTACATGTAATTGCATAGCTTTCCTCTCCAGCTTGTGATATTTAGACTGCagcacctcacctcacctcctgATTCACTTTTAGAGGTCTGCTTCCTACACAGTTGAGTCAGACAGGCAAATTAAAAGTCCACCTCAGCTACTTTTAGAAAGCTGTATTGCCCATGCACTGTGCCGGCGCATGCTTGTCCTTACACCACACAGTGAATGACCTAACAGCAAGCAGACAGAGTGGGAGCCAGCAGCATGTGTGAAGCCCTACTATTGGTttaaagagagagggagagagagagtgcgtgtgtgtgtgcaagtgtgtgtgcgtgtgtatgtgtgtgtggggggttcTTACCAGGGTCTTTCTGGATGAACTTATAGACGTGGATCCTGCTGCCTGTGCTCCCAGCGTCAAACATGACACCGTAGAAAACCCGGCTCATGTTGATGGGGGAGGAGGCTTCAGGCACCGGCTGGTAAACCTCAGGTGGGTGGTAAGGCTCAGGTGCAGGATGCACAACTTCGGGCACCGGGTGAAAAGCCTCTGGTATGGGATGGATGACTTCAGGCACCGGGTGGAACACCTCGGGGATCTCGGGGTAGGTAGGCACGCCGGGCTGCGAGACTTCAGGCACCGGGTTGGAGACCTCAGGCAGCAGGTTTTCCGTGTTGGCGGAGTGCTCCCGGTAGCGGTAGAAGTGGGGGACGTAGCGGTGGTGCCGGTAGTAAGTCGCCTCCGCTAAGAGGCTCCCAGCCACAAGCCACACGGCCAAAGTGAGGAACAGGTTCGGCGTGGCCATTGTTTTCACAGCCGCGGAGAGGAGACAGCtggagcttaaaaaaaaagatggagagccGAAGAGAAGAAGCCCTGGTGGATGATGGAGTAAAAGACTgacacaggagagaggagcagtggagatggagagaagcaGAGTGGATGCGATGCACACTCAGGACTGTCCGGTCATCTGTTTACAGTATATAAAGACATAAGGGCTTGGCATGGGGCCACGCCGGGAGCAGCCATCCACCAATCCTGTGGCGGTCCATCCCAACTCCATCAGGAGTCCCCCCTCCTGTGAGCTGAGCTGGAGACCGACTACCTGCCTACCAGCAGCATTTCCcagaggacaaggaggaggaggaggaggaggaggaggattatTTTTGGTTATGTTTTTCCCCTCCTCATCTTTACTGGTTATTCTGGAGCCAAAAAATCCCCTTGCGAAAGGAAAAGGGCTTTATGAAGAAGTCGAAATGAATGGCTCACAATGAAAAAGCCCAAAAGAAATGGTCTTAAAATACTTTATGGGTGCATTTAAGACTTACATAGTAGGTTGCTTGAAAAATTTCTTCACCCTGCAACTCCTTGGACTTTCCTAACTTCACAATTGCTCAAGAGTGATGCACGTTTCTATCTGGCTGTTCTGAAAAGACATCTGTGGAGTTTTTAAATTAATTACTGCAGATATAATAAGGTAGAACCTTAAATATTACAATTCTCTATCTTTGCACTCACTTTCGTTCCATGTAAGTACTGATACATTTAGCTTTGTTTAAAATAGCTTTGACCTTTGTGAGGAAGACTATGCATTTAACAGAGAAACTCCAACTCAGATCTGTGTCATTATTCATTGTAGGTAGAAAGGAtttgggttttgttttattAGGTATTAATACCTCTACTAAATCATGTTCAGCAGCTCTAATGAATCAtgcaagtattaaaaaaatccTTTCAACCCCCTCATTATGATCCTGCAATAATCACCACATTAAATGTGCTGCAGCCCTTTCACCAACcttaaaaaatgcaaatgtgaccTGCACTCCAGCTGGCATAAAAGTTAAAAGAATGTTAGCAATCATCTCACTCCCACTCATCCCTGTGTTAACCACAGGCTTTCCAAGGGAAAAATATTTGGGCGGCAAGGCACGTTTCACGAGAGAATGCATGAAAAGCATGAGTGGCTGTTTCTGCGCTTTAGGTGGGTGGTTGGCACGGCATCATGAGCCATGCTGTAGTGTATCAGCTCATGCTTTCTCATGTAATGTTCAGAGTTACTGGCTCCAGTGCAGGATGCAGAGGCAACACGGataggctgcagcagcacagcacagaggcacagCAACTCACAGACCTTACATGAGCTGAGATTTGTAACCGGGCTGTGATATTTTCCACCCACTTTGTATCAACAGAAAGTCGACAGAGATCTGAAACAGAAGGCGCTGGTAGTCTAGCAATTGAGGCATCCCAGAGGAACTGACCCTGCACCAACCCTGACTTAACATGTGCTTATATGAGACTGTTTCACCTCATCCAGAGGGCAGCTGAGGCAGAAACCGAGCTGTCGGCCAGCCCAGCCAGGAGGGTAAGGGGAGGGCAGAGGTCCTGCAGATGGGCACAAGAGAGTGCGGGAAGTCCACTGAGAGGACAATGTGGGGAGGGTGGGGCTTGGCACTGGTGTTCACCCATCATGCCATTCCACTCCCAGGACACTCGACTGTGCAAAGCACTGTTCCAACACTGTAATTTGGACTAAAAATATTGgactttctttcctccttccttttttctAAATACTGTGGCTACTTTTTTCAATCCTGTGGCTCACCAGAATGGTCGTTTGCCCCTATCAAAGCGTACATGTGCAGGACCTCTCGCTAACTTGTGCCCATAGATGTCTTGGTTGCATGTTAACAGTGTGATAATGTGACTCATAAACCCTGGATCAAAATGTCCAAttagaaatatttaaaaagtcatGCTTTGTCTcgagtgtgttttcattttgaaatcatTGTTAGATATTTTCTTGCTGTTAACGCTCAGACACATCCTGCGGTTAATGTAGCAATTCATTTGGATAATGTGCACTGTTTGGACAGTTGCAATCCACCTAAGGCCGTTTGATGCATGAATCATAGAATTTTGCTGTAAACTTACACCTACTTTTATATTATCATTACAATGTGATGCAACAGGAACTGCCCTTCAGGCTAAATGTCAAATGCATTTAGATTTTACAGCAGAAGTTTTGGATGTCCACTCTACAATAACATACAATAAACTAAACAATGTCTAGTGTAAAATCTGTGCGCTGCCAAATCATGTTAGGATGTCATCCAAATGTTCACAGCTACAGTAGAAACTCTGTGCAAAGCGCTCCTCTACAGCATGACACAGCACATTACAAACACAATGTTTTAAAGGAGAGGTAGTTTGAATGCAAGTTTTGGTATTTTGTTTCAACTTAACTGAAACCGTAAAGCATGAGAAGGGACCCCAGCTTTGTAATCTGCACCGTGCAATATATCATTAATATGCTGCAATGTTACCCTCAGGAATGCCATGTTTGTGGGTGTCCTACCCCAAAAAGTCCATTGAAGAGACCCAAACCTTGTCATTACAATTCCAATGATAATGACAGCTTTGAAAAGCTCAGGGttatttcagttttctctcctcactGTCATAGTAATTACCTTTAAATTTAGTCTTCAAACTCTGTTCATGATGCCAGAGTAGAGAGCGACCCTATATGATTCAGTTTACAGTAGCTACACCCTGCACTTTTACGATATCTACTTTTTTGTTTGATGAAAAATCTAGAATGGACACTCTCAGGCTCCTGCAGGAAGCTAAACAAGATAATGGAGAGAAGGCAGTGGTTTTGAGCTTGAATTATGACCTGCTCTAACTTTACATTGTTTCTTTTGGATGAGCCTCTTCGAAGATGTAAGCCAACTGCGTTTACGTTGATCTTTGTGGTTTTCCCATAACTCCAGCAAAAAACAACAGTGGGGATGGCAGCGAGGAACGCATAGTTCTTTTCAGGACAACATGCACAATACTGTTGACAGGAGCCAGATGTATCTCATGTCATCATGTGGGAGGACATCATGTGCAAACAGATCCTGTTTGATAGAGCCCAGCACAAGAAGACTGTAATTACAAGACAAGTGACAAATGCAGCCATTCTGTGCCAGTCTACAAGCTGTTGAGCAGAGCAGACATCTGTATCTTATAATCCCCCACAGTGATTGTgttattaattgattaaaacCTTTATTCATACAGGAGAAATTCACAAGTGCGAACTTGCAGAAGGACAGATATAAAACTACAaccaaaagttaaaaaaagcaATAGCTGAGGATAAATAAATGGTAATGAGGAAAAAGGCGTCAATTAAAACAGTCACACCAAGCTGGTGGTGATTTTTCAATTACTGTGATAAACTAAAGAAACCTGCGAGTGTGCCAAGTGTGACAGTATTCTGAAGGTTAACTGTAGGTATTTTGAAGTGATTAACCAATTACTTGActgacaaaataaaacccaaCATATTTCATACTCAAATGTAAAGATTTTCTATCCATCCATGACTCATATAATTGTAGTTGACAATGAAATTCAAGCATCCAAACATATATACCTGTGTGGGATTTTAAAGTTtatctgaatctgaatcaaacaagagattaatcaataatgaacaTAATTGTTAGGTGCACACCTAATGTCTAGGTCTTGAAGGATTCCTCCCTCATTCctgatgtttctgctgttttcccctcCCTAGCGTGTCATAgttgtctctttgtttgtgtgtatgggtgtgtctgtttcagtgaGGGTGTGGTGACCTAGTTTCCTCCTCCCACCTACTCACCCACACACCTGCTACCAATCCACTCACCTACACCTCTGGCCTGCAGTAGACCATAAATCGGCAGATCACGTGTGTGTTAGTGGTTTACTGTCTCGTGCCCTCCTGATTTGCCTGCTACGCCCTGATCCCGTCACTCTCCGGTGTTCTTCCTGAAGATTCCAGCCATTGCCTGCTCCGCTCTGCGGTTTGCATCTGATTCATAACACACAATCAGGCCTACCAGCTCCATTGCTCCAGATTTCTCCAGAAGGTTTAGTTTTCATGTTACGTCTGATTGTTGTCAGAATCTATACAAAGCTAAAGTACATTTTCAACTTCTTATTCTGATGTTGACTAATTTGTGATAAACTCAGGTGTACCTTCTAGCTATTTCATGATGTTACTGATCGGCCTTTTCCATTTTGACATAGTAGGAAAAATACAATTGCACATAATTAGCAATGACTAATCCATCTTAGCTGGTACGAGAGTCCTGACATTTGTGCATGCTGTCTCACTGTACGTCTTAATGGGACACTGGAATATAATGAAGGcactgttaatgttattagtaaacctgtgcttttcctacaatGAGAAGTCAAAATATATGCTGGGACAAGGCCAACTGTGGATTGCCACCAGGTGTGTATTATTTCTGTGTTAACCTGTTTTGAAAAAGACCAAGGGTCGTCAAAACATTAGTGATACAATAAAATCTTTGTGCAGTCATCTCTTCCTCAGACgatttatttatattatcaCGATCCTACAGTATCTTACTGTTGATTATTCCCAGTACTCATTTATGTAATTCAAGTAAAGCACCTGGCTACACAACAATACACAATATATAATAGACTTGCAAAAACAATGTACAAAATACCAGTGGGCAATCATACATATTTAGCAATACAGTATGGTCATAGTTTTTAAAGTTAGTCCAGTTCGTAGTTAAGATTTAAATTATCTATGTTTTCATTATTCTACGTGTTTATGTAGTTACCTCTTTGTGTGTCCTTATGTTGTCAttctgtttaaaaatgaatgtatcACTTGGTGCTACACTGCTGAAAAAGTACTGTAATACTGATTAATAAAGTACTCTATGTCGGTCAACCTGACAGTACGCTGGCATGTGCATTGTCTGTTAACTTACTCTCATAAGGATTCCATGGCTAAGTTGGTTCATTATACTTTACATGCGTTAAAACTGTATTTCAGGCATAAATATGCTAAAATGCCACACACATGATGAGCTGGAATGAGGTTGAGTATTAGATGTAAAGTAGTTGTACGCAGGCTACCAAAGATCCTGTGACAGAGAAATTTGACCTTTCTTCCGCTACAGCGTCCCCATGGCAACGACACTACACAGACATTCAGAGGAGCGGTTACACAGCAGCTAGCTGCCGTTACCCTGAGAATAAGTGTAAAAAGCATGTAGAAATTACCGTGTGACTTCTTCTCTCCATAGCAGCACGGGGTTGTTTGTGTAGTATTTTAGTTCGTAACAGTACGACAATGCCGAAGAAGAAAGTCACCAGAGTAAAGAGGGCGAAAGCCGGGTAAGTTAGCATTTTTCTAAACCTCTTCTTTTGCTGCGTTGACGTTCAAATGGAAACTCGAACTACACTTCGTATTTTGTCGcaggaagggaaagaaagacgGCAAACAGGAGTCAAAAGCGGACAAAGAGACGGATATCGAGAAGGCCAAGGCCAACGCTGCCCTCTGGGAGCTGAGGTTACAGGTCACCGAGCAGTCGCTCGTGCAGTATCGTGAGGCTTGCAGCAAGTTGGCACGCGCTAACGAggagctgaccaatcagctgtacCGCGCGGAGAAGGACACAATCGATACAACGGGCTTTCTGAGGAGACAAAACGCAGCCAAAGAGGAGAAGGTCgggcagtttgtttgtgtgtctgtgtacatgaACACGATAACTGATTGTAACTACCCATTGTTATAATGCTAACAGATCAGTATGCTGGAGAAAAGCCTCAAAAGTCAAGACGCACTTGCACGTGAGGAGCAAAACAAACTGGTGagttcattttaaaacacaaccacaagaaaagaaatgcaaCTGGAGCTTTCATTTTGAGCCCACAAAACATGCTCAAGCTAGCATGTTCATAGTAGAATACTATACTTTGATTTACTGTGCGCAACTTAAACCTGTAGCATCTCAAAAATGTGCTGCGCTGTGTCTTAACAGCTGTCTTCTGTGTAATTATGTTGACATTTATTATGtaagaaaacaacaaccaaacaaaagCGACcatagaacaaaaaaacaaaccctcaCATTCCGAGTAAGATGGtctaatgttatttttatttatgctagtggccacagaaaaaaagcataATTTAAAAGTGCTTGGTTGGGAAAAGGCAGTGGCACTGTTTGGTCTTGATGTGTTAACCATACCTCACACAGATCCTTACTCTAAAATGCCACTTTAAGTTACATAACACCCACCAAAGGGACTTATTTTGACTCCTTTTATCCTCGctgacctctgctgcttctAGTTAAGATCAAGCTATCAAAGTGACATGACAAAATTCAAGTGGCTTTACTAGGcaaaaaaggtacaaaaaagTTTCTTTTGCTAGCAGCTGTTTTCCATCTGCCAGTTCTTACTTCATGCTGGTAAAATGGAGTCCAATAAGCttctgaggaggaaaaagaggcaTGGTCTGGACCAACTTGAAACATCCCTATTTTAGACATGTATGGAACTGTCACATATGTCCAGTTacgggaaaaaaacaacaaactccTGTCGTGTGGTTGACTCTGAGGATGTGACCTCAAGGCATGCTGTTCACGGCCCTTTTCTTATTTTGAGGTGATTAAGTGGTTCATCTTGAAAATTGACTTAGCTAATGGAAAGTAGTTCATCAAAGGCACTCGGGGAGCATGGATGCCCTGGTTTTTGTCTAAGAAGAGACGTGATGGAACTTGAGTGTTGCGAGATTCAGTCAGCCGAGTAATTGTTctgtaaaagctgcagtttattttgcaCAGCATGAGGAAAAGACAGGCATGCAACACAGATCACTTTTAAATGTAAACTGGTGGATTTGTTTTGCAAAGCTGGCCATTTGATGGATCACACAGTGTGAAAATTGCATACGATGCAAACCAgcttgaaataaataaatactgtagaTTGGTGCATTGATGTAGatgaatgtacagtatacagAGCTGCATGAAGAATAACGATTAGGCCTCAAGTTGTAATCAGATGGTCGATAGCCTCTCATTTAGTCGTCATGTACATGTTTGTGGCTGCGTGTTTTGCTAGTCTCTCATGACTTTggtcattttgtcacattttcactCAGACTGGCTTTTCCACAGTAGCATCTTGAGGTATTCAGCCTGACTGATCTGTACTGAAGTTGGTTTGCAAAAGAGCACGGCCTGTGTGAACTTTGGTATGAAAGTCTTCTTCCCTGACTGACAAAAGCTGCACTTATGAGAGCTTTGCAGCAACAAGATGAGTGAATGTATTTTGTTTGCAGGCATGCATTTAACATGTGGAATATTTTTCATTGTGCACGTCTGATAATTTGATTGTCTTCAACAGGTTGCAGATTACACACTTCAAATCAATGAGATGCAGGAGCtgttcagaaagaagtccagcGACTTTAACATGATCCAGGATGGAATGAAGAAAATTAAGGAgtttcagaagaagaaagccTTGATGGAGCAGGAGCTCAGTGATGTGaggggaaaaagacaaagtatCAAATGTTTCCAACAGAATGTCGATGTTACCAATAACCACAACCTTACTTTGTAGATTAAAGAAAGCATGGACGTTGCTAACAAGGAGCACAGGGAGAACCTAAACAAAATGGAGTACAGATTCTTCAAAGAAAAGGTATTGTCGAGTCTAAAAGAATCACCAAAAGATGTGTGACCAATGTGGAAAATAATGGTGAATATTGAAGGGAATTCACAGTGATGTAGATCTGATCAGAAAATCTATCAGTTTTGCAAATGTCCCTGCAGGCTCGCCTGGAGAGGGAAGCTGAGCAAAAGATAGCCGTGGTAGTGGAGAGGGCCCACAGTGAAGCcattgagtgagtgtgtttccgCTCTCCCTTTACAATCTAATTTTATTCTTCAGTTTGCTCTTTGATGTGCTCAGAACgcaaagaaaaaataatttaCTCAGTAGGAGTGtttatgtatataaatatatatataactaGAACTAATGTTATTTTCTGGACCACACCGGTTGGTCATGTTCAGATAGTGTACATCAGCGAAGCCAACGATCACATCTTCAGCCGCCCCACAATgtcctgcagggaggagagtGTAATGCGCGAGTGGAAGATGATAGTTTATTACTTTTGAGGCCATAGGATGTATATTTCACCTCTGCTATGTTTAGTTATTTTGTACAGCacataaaacatcaaaattgATACTGGTGTGGTCCTGACGGTTTGCTCTCAGTGACAGTAATTGATTTACGTTTTTGAGCACGCTCAGTTTGTCTTTAAAGGTCAAGCGCGCTGACCCAGTAAATTCACTTTAATGTTTATTAATCGAGAAAAAGAGCTAAAATGTTTGATATGCTCCACCTGTTTTTAATTCTACTTTAATCACTACATGCAGGTTGCATTAAGATTCATCGAGAtgtgttcacttttttttttgtttgtcctgtAAACTTCAGGCAGTTGGACGACGCCTCGCACTCCGTGTTCAAGGAGAACGTCCGTCTCAATGAAGCGCTGAAATATCACatgaaggaggcagaggaactGCAGAAATTGACAAACTCGCTGGCGAAGGAAAACGCCTCCCTGGTATTGGACAAGGTGTGTTTGAactgtctgacagcagacagcagcggTACTATGAGGCAGGTCCTTGCATAGAGACCATTCATCTCCATAAAGTCATTTTCAATCATTTCGGTTATGAAACACTTGTCAGATCTGTGCAGAATATATTTCAGGTGGTTTTTCCCTTGTCTTGTTTGCTTGTGCTGACCCTGTGTATTTTCCTTGTGGTCCTACTCCtaacccacccccccaccaTCTCCTGACTACTACCCAGCCTCTCAGTGGTCAGTGGTTGTGGTGAGTTTCCACTGGTGTATGGGTTCAAATTTAGTGGCTTCTCCTTCACAGGTTTCTGGCTCTGATTCTGTAGAACAAATAAATATTGGGCAC
This window of the Chaetodon auriga isolate fChaAug3 chromosome 14, fChaAug3.hap1, whole genome shotgun sequence genome carries:
- the bbof1a gene encoding basal body-orientation factor 1; translation: MPKKKVTRVKRAKAGKGKKDGKQESKADKETDIEKAKANAALWELRLQVTEQSLVQYREACSKLARANEELTNQLYRAEKDTIDTTGFLRRQNAAKEEKISMLEKSLKSQDALAREEQNKLVADYTLQINEMQELFRKKSSDFNMIQDGMKKIKEFQKKKALMEQELSDIKESMDVANKEHRENLNKMEYRFFKEKARLEREAEQKIAVVVERAHSEAIEQLDDASHSVFKENVRLNEALKYHMKEAEELQKLTNSLAKENASLVLDKNTHELLRKKNTAQMEAQKGELSKLRAKVASLEQALELKAGEAKQEKEKMTLVSIQASQVELEKLQKVLAMRERELGHIKRLASTIVEQRTELERFFHEALAQVKQEITASRLQYKKEALQAYRWSLREATAGKLKFPPIRTFHESPHSTNSVHSDMAAAARWTHQPGSKVEISDLTWEQKEQVLRLLFAQMNGQRQRKASRHLALSASSEKKGLIDSDAVGEELSPATFITQAPEPVLPSNPNSLPDIHTT